The following proteins come from a genomic window of Aspergillus oryzae RIB40 DNA, chromosome 4:
- a CDS encoding uncharacterized protein (synaptic vesicle transporter SVOP and related transporters (major facilitator superfamily)), with amino-acid sequence MSNSDPNDVFPPGTIKLEERQGVESEFKLSPTPSDDPDDPLNWSPLRKAVNFGLTCSYVLFTLVLVDINSLAYRGYMSELGLTYATFNQASGSNFAGLAIGWLLFIPCVPKFWPSPYLLAQCDCAVGMCYLVGKLSQGWRTHWCQSAGSVSEAVVMITIVDLFFVHQHARMNGIFLFMQSLGSTGGPIAAGYIVVSMGWRWMWWMIAIFPGVNLILVLFFFVEPKYIPLVKVATPSTLRVATRSTVDARHSRKTVRQRLAFVTKTDMPIVQHFYQPLLILFSFPAVAYTAITYGTILAWFSANTSSSSYFVLDDPYEFSASAIGLLHLGGFLGTFIATLTVPAQNDSFIVRAAKKNGRVFEPDMRLWMSIPGALLNCAGLFIYGQGIYGFGFITTADVALTYLPDCYPDILGDALNSIVFVRNGFAMVVRFAFTPWVTGMGIQNSFILISMLALLPVTLPILLMIYGKRARSSTADKYWKYAARQPVHRKA; translated from the exons AAGCTTGAAGAAC GGCAAGGCGTTGAGTCGGAATTCAAGCTGAGTCCCACTCCCTCTGATGATCCCGACGACCCTTTG AACTGGTCCCCTTTAAGGAAGGCCGTTAACTTTGGGCTCACCTGCTCGTATGTCCTCTTCACCCTTGTGCTGGTGGACATCAATAGCTTGGCCTATCGGGGCTACATGTCAGAGCTGGGTTTGACCTACGCGACCTTCAACCAGGCGAGTGGGTCGAACTTCGCCGGACTCGCGATCGGATGGCTCTTATTTATCCCGTGCGTTCCAAAGTTTTGGCCGTCGCCCTATTTACTTGCTCAGTGCGATTGTGCAGTTGGCATGTGCTATCTGGTGGGCAAACTTTCACAAGGCTGGAGAACTCATTGGTGTCAGTCTGCTGGCTCTGTCAGCGAGGCCGTGGTGATGATCACCATTGTGgacctcttctttgtccatcAACATGCGCGTATGAATGGCATCTTTCTGTTTATGCAGAGCCTAGGGTCCACGGGGGGCCCGATCGCGGCTGGCTATATCGTCGTCTCAATGGGCTGGCGAtggatgtggtggatgatCGCCATCTTCCCCGGCGTCAACTTGATCCTGGtcctgttcttctttgtggAGCCAAAATACATCCCCCTTGTA AAGGTTGCGACACCATCGACTCTCCGAGTAGCTACTCGTTCGACGGTCGATGCCCGTCACAGTCGCAAGACCGTTCGGCAACGCCTGGCATTCGTCACCAAGACGGATATGCCAATCGTCCAGCACTTCTATCAGCCGCTGCTGATTCTCTTCTCATTCCCTGCTGTAGCCTACACGGCCATCACATACGGCACGATTCTCGCCTGGTTTTCGGCCAATACTTCATCCAGCTCTTACTTCGTCTTAGATGATCCCTATGAGTTCAGCGCCTCCGCAATTGGCCTACTCCACCTTGGGGGGTTTCTGGGCACATTCATCGCGACTCTGACCGTCCCAGCCCAGAATGACTCGTTTATTGTGCGAGCGGCTAAGAAGAACGGAAGAGTCTTCGAGCCAGATATGCGTCTCTGGATGAGCATTCCGGGCGCTCTTCTAAACTGCGCCGGTTTGTTCATTTATG GTCAAGGGATATATGGATTCGGATTTATTACCACAGCCGATGTGGCCCTGACCTATCTTCCTGACTGCTACCCCGAC ATTCTTGGTGATGCGCTGAATTCCATTGTGTTCGTCCGCAATGGGTTCGCAATGGTGGTTCGCTTTGCATTCACCCCTTGGGTCACTGGCATGGGAATCCAGAATTCCTTTATTCTGATCAGCATGCTGGCTCTTCTCCCCGTGACCCTGCCCATTCTCTTGATGATTTATGGTAAGAGGGCACGTTCAAGCACGGCTGATAAGTACTGGAAATATGCCGCACGACAGCCAGTTCACAGGAAGGCGTGA
- a CDS encoding uncharacterized protein (predicted protein) — translation MSSLSSLSNSSKSIVFYDIAMRPPREKTCCAPNPWKARLALNFKGVPYSTSWVPLPDIAKVRRSLQVPACRKFADGTDFFTLPIIEDPATDASVGDSFDIAVYLQKTYPTSGAGDLFPPQTLDYTFTHPTILIPLSECRDNEFPEYAKFNMNVDAAFTAHTQLALQGFPFDPATAETSKAEFVRRAGMTSWEDFALVGEARQKVMDSFREMLGGLAKLFVRDPSGPFLLGTRPSYADLIVGGWLRMMRATLPQSEWEEVSSWHDGLFGRLHDALEVYAEVK, via the coding sequence ATGTCCAGCTTGTCCAGCTTGTCCAACTCATCCAAATCGATCGTTTTCTATGACATCGCCATGCGTCCTCCCCGGGAGAAAACCTGCTGCGCCCCAAACCCCTGGAAAGCCCGACTGGCACTCAACTTCAAGGGCGTTCCCTACTCGACCTCCTGGGTCCCTTTGCCCGATATCGCAAAAGTGCGCCGCAGCCTCCAAGTACCAGCGTGTCGCAAATTTGCCGATGGCACCGACTTCTTTACCCTGCCGATCATCGAGGACCCCGCCACGGATGCGTCGGTGGGCGACTCCTTCGATATCGCAGTCTACCTACAGAAGACGTATCCAACCTCCGGCGCCGGTgaccttttcccccctcaGACACTCGACTACACCTTCACGCATCCGACGATCCTGATACCGCTCTCGGAGTGTCGCGACAATGAATTTCCCGAATACGCCAAGTTCAATATGAACGTCGACGCCGCCTTTACCGCACATACCCAGCTGGCGCTGCAAGGTTTCCCCTTCGATCCCGCCACGGCCGAGACCAGTAAGGCAGAATTCGTCCGACGTGCGGGTATGACGTCCTGGGAGGACTTTGCGTTGGTGGGCGAGGCGCGACAGAAGGTGATGGATTCATTCCGGGAAATGCTGGGTGGTCTGGCCAAGCTCTTCGTAAGGGACCCGAGTGGGCCCTTTCTCCTCGGTACAAGGCCGAGCTATGCAGACTTGATCGTCGGTGGCTGGCTCCGGATGATGCGCGCGACCCTCCCACAAAGTGAATGGGAGGAGGTGTCGAGTTGGCATGACGGTCTGTTTGGGCGGTTACATGATGCGTTAGAGGTCTATGCCGAGGTGAAATAG
- a CDS encoding uncharacterized protein (predicted protein), protein MLVLIAGVTGNLGSRMIDSFISRGHQVRGLGRNPSKLPSELRQKLENFVEVSSSVDVTGLEKACHGVDAVVCAYQGHPELVVEVHAPIGEVWALLSAFGSPKLWMPDCILTTVEGFGIGSTRTIAFGANPNIMIRETLDSVDVSKYSVRLHVDRDDLPGVDSYATFFLKQISRHETEMKWIGESSIPDEEGRANLRVWLERTYSGFESCLNKLLAQ, encoded by the exons ATGCTTGTCCTCATCGCTGGTGTCACGGGAAATTTGGGTTCCCGTATGATCGACAGCTTCATCTCGAGAGGCCATCAGGTTCGCGGACTAGGTCGCAATCCTTCCAAGCTACCCAGCGAGCTCCGCCAAAAGCTGGAGAACTTTGTTGAAGTCAGCTCCTCCGTGGACGTCACCGGCCTAGAGAAAGCCTGCCATGGCGTCGATGCCGTCGTTTGCGCCTACCAGGGCCACCCAGAGCTCGTGGTGGAGG TCCATGCCCCTATCGGAGAGGTTTGggctcttctttctgcttttggtTCTCCCAAATTATGGATGCCCGACTGTATCCTCACGACTGTCGAGGGGTTCGGTATCGGTTCCACGCGTACAATCGCTTTTGGCGCCAATCCAAACATCATGATCCGTGAGACCCTCGATAGCGTTGACGTCTCAAAATATAGCGTTCGTCTCCATGTCGACCGCGACGATCTTCCCGGTGTTGATTCCTATGCTACCTTCTTTTTGAAGCAAATTTCCCGCCATGAGACAGAAATGAAATGGATTGGAGAGTCCTCGATCCCTGACGAAGAGGGCAGGGCTAACCTCCGGGTCTGGCTTGAGCGCACGTACAGTGGATTTGAGAGTTGTTTGAACAAGTTACTGGCTCAGTAA
- a CDS encoding uncharacterized protein (predicted protein), which yields MTPLTGVRASNKQLTAATVPQVAVFVGATAGIGKAALTELISTGFPVKAYIIGRDEAAFEPALSELRASYSSAILVFLQGEISLLAEAKRLTNIILRREGYIDLLFLSAGFLPFLGRQGTSEPTKITISLLVHVQLKQLIHPTKIVWLLITFTPIAESTEGVELSTAVAYYSRQIFIRRLLPLLRAKAKTTQSQHDASFRPRIVNVLAAGAETSTENLFLDDLQLKQDGHFSVPSYAGHVATMTSVSLRRLSEEAENKNIVVIHHHPGLVYTEIFKKSWGDQWDSSREHARPPAPDDIERSTPAEAGERALYLMTSAKYGGVGVPMGEGEAAGLTVRGTRDGSLLCVGDKLETLSSVSRILDSLEDSGAAETIWSYTDKVIGGYL from the coding sequence ATGACTCCTTTGACCGGAGTTCGAGCATCAAACAAGCAACTCACAGCTGCTACAGTCCCGCAAGTCGCCGTTTTCGTCGGTGCAACAGCAGGAATTGGCAAGGCAGCCCTGACAGAGCTTATCTCTACCGGCTTCCCTGTGAAGGCGTACATAATCGGTCGCGATGAGGCAGCGTTCGAGCCTGCTCTGAGCGAGTTGAGGGCTTCATACTCATCTGCCATATTGGTATTTCTTCAGGGGGAGATCTCTTTGCTGGCCGAAGCCAAGCGCCTGACGAATATTATCCTTAGGCGTGAGGGCTATATTGacttgcttttcctctcGGCTGgcttcctccctttccttggaCGGCAGGGTACGTCAGAACCAACCAAAATCACAATTTCTTTGCTCGTCCATGTTCAGCTCAAACAGCTTATCCATCCAACCAAGATTGTTTGGCTGCTGATAACTTTTACACCAATTGCAGAATCTACAGAAGGCGTTGAGCTATCCACAGCCGTGGCGTACTACAGCCGACAGATTTTCATCCGCcgtctccttcccctcctccggGCCAAAGCCAAAACGACTCAGTCCCAACATGATGCGTCTTTCCGGCCGCGGATCGTGAACGTACTCGCTGCGGGTGCTGAAACGAGTACCGAAAACCTATTCCTCGACGACCTGCAGCTCAAGCAGGACGGCCATTTCAGTGTCCCTAGCTATGCGGGGCATGTTGCTACCATGACCTCCGTCAGCCTCAGGCGGTTATCCGAGGAGGcagaaaacaagaatatcGTGGTGATACACCACCACCCTGGCCTGGTGTATACTgagatcttcaagaaaaGCTGGGGCGATCAATGGGACAGCAGCAGAGAACATGCTAGACCCCCTGCCCCGGATGATATTGAGCGCTCGACTCCTGCTGAAGCTGGGGAGCGCGCGCTTTACCTGATGACGAGTGCTAAGTATGGTGGGGTGGGTGTTCCAatgggggagggggaggctGCTGGGCTGACTGTTCGCGGGACGAGGGATGGGTCTCTCCTATGTGTGGGCGATAAGCTAGAGACATTGAGCAGCGTTTCTCGGATTCTTGACTCTCTTGAAGACAGCGGGGCTGCTGAGACGATCTGGAGTTATACTGACAAGGTCATTGGGGGTTACTTGTAA